The Ascaphus truei isolate aAscTru1 chromosome 14, aAscTru1.hap1, whole genome shotgun sequence genome segment AGCTAACtagttttaaaatgtatttttgacCTGGTAGGTAGACTTCCGCCAAAAATGtttatatagatgtgtgtgtgtgtgtgtgtgtgtgtgtgtgtgtgtgtgtgtgtgtgtgtgtgtgtgtgtgtgtgtgttccgtcTGAGGCATGGGTGTGAAGGTACAGGCACTCCAAAGTAAGCaaataaggtgtgtgtgtatatatctctctcactccACCAAAATAATGATGGGtgctttgtgtgtatatgtatctattATGAAACCTCTATAAATGTGGGAAAAAGTCTGACACTCAAAAGATGATCAGAAAGTGGTAGTGACCATGGGTGTGCGCATCATTTTATTCTTTACACCTTTTCCTGTTGCAGACGATGGGGGTGCGACTCCAGTGCAAGATGAGCGGGAATCTGCCTCAGATGATGAGGGAAATGAGCAGCGCCATGGATCAGAGGCTGGAAGCCGAGGACGCAAGTATGAGGTACTGTCTGAAACAATATTATGTGTATTTATTAAATACTGCCTGTATATCAGAAAATTGGAGTTACATTGAAGCTCTGCGCTGGAGAGTGAGAAGTATCTTTTGGTGTTAGAAATGTGGGAAATGTACCCGTTTGGGTCGATTTGTAAAGTTAGGCGTGGTGGGAAAAACAGATCTGAGGATCATTGCTCTGCTTCCTGAAATTGTGCCCCACAATGTCTTGCATAGCGCTGTGGGGCACAACTTCAGGAAGCAGTGATGATTGTCAACTCTTCTGTCGTGGTTCTACAGCGTTTGCAGTGTATGCCGCTATGGACCACTGCGGTCGACAAGTGACAATGTTAAGAGACCAATGAAGCAAAGTAGAACCTTTTTGTACTGTATATCAGTCCTCTAGTTCTGAACCCCTGGTTAAGACTTTTATGTTCTTCTTTTTCAGACTAAGCACAGTGATGCAGAGGAGGATAGGCGAGATGGTGCCAGTGGGTCTGAGAATGATGATGCTGCTGCTGACCCCAATGATTCAGAAGATGATGAACTGAGAATTCACAACTCCAGTAACTTAGGAAACGATGACAGCTTTAATCACAATGCAAGTGATTCTGAGAACGAGGGTAACCAACATCATGTTGCTAGTGATTCAGAAGATGAGGCACACGGACAAAAGGACAGCGATTCTGAGGATGGCACCCTCTTAAAACGTGCTGCCAGCGATTCGGAGGAGGAGGTTCACTCTAGACATTCAGCCAGTGACTCTGAGGAAGATGAACATAGCAAGAGACAAGTTAATAACTCGGAAGATGAAACCCCAGTTAAATATGCAGCCAGTGACTCGGAGGATGAGGGTCCGGCGAAGCGCGTGGCCAGTGACTCGGAGGATGAGGCTCCAGCTAAGCACGTGGCTAGTGACTCGGAGGATGAGGCTCCAGCTAAGCACATGGCTAGTGACTCGGAGGATGAGGCTCCGGCTAAGCGCGTGGCTAGTGACTCGGAGGATGAGGCTCCGGCTAAGTGCGTGGCTAGTGACTCGGAGGACGAGGCTCCAGCTAAGCGCGTGGCTAGTGACTCGGAGGAAGAGGCTCCGGCGAAGCACATGGCCAGTGACTCAGAGGATGAGGCTCCGGCTAAGCGCGTGGCCAGTGACTCGGCGGATGAGGCACCAGCTAAGCGCGTGGCCAGTGACTCGGAGGATGAGGCACCAGCTAAGCGCGTGGCCAGTGACTCGGAGGATGAGGCACCAGCTAAGCGTGTGGCCAGTGACTCGGAGGATGAGGCTCCGGCTAAGCGCGTGGCCAGTGACTCGGAGGACGAGGCTCCGGCTAAACGCGTGGCCAGCGACTCGGAGGATGAGGCTCCGGCTAAGCGCGTGGCCAGCGACTCGGAGGACGAGGCTCCGGCTAAGCGAGTGGCCAACGACTCGGAGGATGAGGCTCCGGCTAAGCGCGTGGCCAGCGACTCGGAGGATGAGGCTCCGGCTAAGCGCGTGGCCAGCGACTCGGAGGATGAGGCTCCGGCTAAGCGCGTGGCCAGCGACTCGGAGGATGAGGCTCCGGCTAAGCGCGTGGCCAGCGACTCGGAGGATGAGGCTCCGGCTAAGCGCGTGGCCAGCGACTCGGAGGATGAGGCTCCGGCTAAGCGCGTGGCCAGCGACTCGGAGGATGAGGCCCCGGCTAAGCGCGTGGCCAGCGACTCGGAGGATGAGGCTCCGGCTAAGCGCGTGGCCAGCGACTCGGAGGATGAGGCTCCGGCTAAGCGCGTGGCCAGCGACTCGGAGGGTGAGGCTCCGGCTAAGCGCGTGGCCAGCGACTCGGATGGTGAGGCTCCGGTTAAGCGCGTGGCCAGCGACTCGGAGGGTGAGGCTCCGGCTAAGCGCGTGGCCAGCGACTCGGAGGGTGAGGCTCCGGTTAAGCGCGTGGCCAGCGACTCGGAGGGTGAGGCTCCGGCTAAGCGCGTGGCCAGCGACTCGGAGGATGAGGCTCCGGCTAAGCGTGTGGCCAGTGACTCGGAGGATGAGGCTCCGGCTAAGCGCGTGGCCAGCGACTCGGAAGATGAATTCCCCAGAATGAAGAGGAAAATTGAGTCGTCCGATGACAGCGATGATGAAGACAAGAGCAAGGGTAAGCCTGGCCTGAAGAAGATCAAGAAGTTATCACAGGACAGCTCAGGGAGTGAAGACAGCGGGAACGAGGGTACCAAAAGGCGCAAAGCATCAGAGAGCGAcgaagagggagagaaagtggtAAAGAGgaaagcaaccatcctttctgaCAGCGAAGAGGAGACGGCTGATAAACCAGGTATTTCATTGTGttaaagcgtagaaataaaatcaatgagtcaagggttcaaaaaagtaacaacatgagtttatctgtaccaaggcacaattgggagacaagaattcagaaagaactcaagcctctgaaaacatattgcttggatcacatttttatacatttcaaaatgagtaatacaccccttaagggggctggcttagagataaataatatgatgacatgcaaaaatacatattggttgatacctaaatatgctgcatacgctatattcttatcgataatttaccataatgtgggcctcttaaccttgtgacataagggagttactctgtccagccctgtatgtgtactgtagCTGTCAGATAACAGCTACACTACGGTCAGCAGGAATatcgcttacgaatgctatttcaatttattacatgactcgtaggaattacacaagggtgggttagatccagaagcgatactctgcagaatcaaacattcacagttcattcattcacgaatgaaacaaataaacattcatataagcaaacactcagaaaatggtggtttaggccaaaatggaggtgatgatggccacacacattatctcaatcttcacaattGCTTAAGCCGTGATTATACAGAAAACGCGTGCTGTGTGTAGCGGCCCGTTCGCCTGGAAAACATTAACAATATAATAGCATTGATGATACCTTTTGCGGAGTGCGCACCGTGTGGAACTGCAGGGCTGATGTCTCCTGGCGCCATCCTCAGATTTGTTCTTGGTTGGCGACGTAACGTGAGAggttccagccaatgagggcgaaccgctcgcggccacgcctccctgtctccgctTTGCAGTTTCCcagg includes the following:
- the IWS1 gene encoding protein IWS1 homolog isoform X1; this translates as MEAHYYSPELSDDGGATPVQDERESASDDEGNEQRHGSEAGSRGRKYETKHSDAEEDRRDGASGSENDDAAADPNDSEDDELRIHNSSNLGNDDSFNHNASDSENEGNQHHVASDSEDEAHGQKDSDSEDGTLLKRAASDSEEEVHSRHSASDSEEDEHSKRQVNNSEDETPVKYAASDSEDEGPAKRVASDSEDEAPAKHVASDSEDEAPAKHMASDSEDEAPAKRVASDSEDEAPAKCVASDSEDEAPAKRVASDSEEEAPAKHMASDSEDEAPAKRVASDSADEAPAKRVASDSEDEAPAKRVASDSEDEAPAKRVASDSEDEAPAKRVASDSEDEAPAKRVASDSEDEAPAKRVASDSEDEAPAKRVANDSEDEAPAKRVASDSEDEAPAKRVASDSEDEAPAKRVASDSEDEAPAKRVASDSEDEAPAKRVASDSEDEAPAKRVASDSEDEAPAKRVASDSEDEAPAKRVASDSEDEAPAKRVASDSEGEAPAKRVASDSDGEAPVKRVASDSEGEAPAKRVASDSEGEAPVKRVASDSEGEAPAKRVASDSEDEAPAKRVASDSEDEAPAKRVASDSEDEFPRMKRKIESSDDSDDEDKSKGKPGLKKIKKLSQDSSGSEDSGNEGTKRRKASESDEEGEKVVKRKATILSDSEEETADKPANKKSRLLSDGDDSDSDAENPQQKRKAVASDSEADDGSKAKGETKGEGKTLFGSGSDSDSGNDEENLIADIFGESGDEEEEEFTGFNQEDLEGEKTAASKQLAATADYDSDDDVKSGKNMDYKSDFDLMMERKKNMSGKRRRNRDGGTFISDADDVVSAMIMKMTEAAEEDRNLNTTKKPALKKLTLLPTVVMHLKKQDLKETFIDSGVMSAIKEWLTPLPDRSLPALKIREELLKILQELPSVSQETLKHSGIGRSVMYLYKHPKESRPNKDIAGKLINEWSRPIFGLSSNYKGMTREEREQRDLEQMPQRRRLSSSGGQTPRRDLDKVLTGEEKALRPGDPGFCARARVPLPSNKDYVVRPKWNVEMETSRFQGNNKKGVSRLDKQMRKFTDIRRKGRSAHAVKISVEGNKMPL
- the IWS1 gene encoding protein IWS1 homolog isoform X2, producing MEAHYYSPELSDDGGATPVQDERESASDDEGNEQRHGSEAGSRGRKYETKHSDAEEDRRDGASGSENDDAAADPNDSEDDELRIHNSSNLGNDDSFNHNASDSENEGNQHHVASDSEDEAHGQKDSDSEDGTLLKRAASDSEEEVHSRHSASDSEEDEHSKRQVNNSEDETPVKYAASDSEDEGPAKRVASDSEDEAPAKHVASDSEDEAPAKHMASDSEDEAPAKRVASDSEDEAPAKCVASDSEDEAPAKRVASDSEEEAPAKHMASDSEDEAPAKRVASDSADEAPAKRVASDSEDEAPAKRVASDSEDEAPAKRVASDSEDEAPAKRVASDSEDEAPAKRVASDSEDEAPAKRVASDSEDEAPAKRVANDSEDEAPAKRVASDSEDEAPAKRVASDSEDEAPAKRVASDSEDEAPAKRVASDSEDEAPAKRVASDSEDEAPAKRVASDSEDEAPAKRVASDSEDEAPAKRVASDSEDEAPAKRVASDSEGEAPAKRVASDSDGEAPVKRVASDSEGEAPAKRVASDSEGEAPVKRVASDSEGEAPAKRVASDSEDEAPAKRVASDSEDEAPAKRVASDSEDEFPRMKRKIESSDDSDDEDKSKGKPGLKKIKKLSQDSSGSEDSGNEGTKRRKASESDEEGEKVVKRKATILSDSEEETADKPANKKSRLLSDGDDSDSDAENPQQKRKAVASDSEADDGSKAKGETKGEGKTLFGSGSDSDSGNDEENLIADIFGESGDEEEEEFTGFNQEDLEGEKTAASKQLAATADYDSDDDVKSGKNMDYKSDFDLMMERKKNMSGKRRRNRDGGTFISDADDVVSAMIMKMTEAAEEDRNLNTTKKPALKKLTLLPTVVMHLKKQDLKETFIDSGVMSAIKEWLTPLPDRSLPALKIREELLKILQELPSVSQETLKHSGIGRSVMYLYKHPKESRPNKDIAGKLINEWSRPIFGLSSNYKGMTREEREQRDLEQMPQRRRLSSSGGQTPRRDLDKVLTGEEKALRPGDPGFCARARVPLPSNKDYVVRPKWNVEMETSRFGGPRKGVTRLEKHKRRFAEQKRLTKTTRVIKFSIEGNRMPL